The following coding sequences lie in one Primulina huaijiensis isolate GDHJ02 chromosome 2, ASM1229523v2, whole genome shotgun sequence genomic window:
- the LOC140967973 gene encoding CDPK-related kinase 7-like isoform X2: MGLCHGKPIETPQNLSENPGEKNDLILNSSTGKTPKFPFYSPSPFRSTYKDSPANSGSVLSTPLRFLKRPFPPPSPARHIKALLARRHGSIKPNEATIPEGSECEIIGLDKNFGFSKNFTSHYDLGEEVGRGHFGYTCSATGKKGSLKGLDVAVKIIPKSKMATAIAIEDARREVNILRALTGHKNLVQFYDAYEDDENVYVVMELCKGGELLDHILSRGGKYSEEDAKSLLVQILNVVAYCHLQGVVHRDLKPENFLFTSKDEHSPLKAIDFGLSDYVKPDERLNDIVGSAYYVAPEVLHRSYGTEADMWSIGVIAYILLCGSRPFWSRTESGIFRAVLKADPSFDEAPWPSLSSDAVDFVKGLLNKDYRKRLTASQALSHPWLVGRQDMKIALDMIIYKLVKAYICSSSMRKVALRIYLSQLGDDGLFCHSACASSFFSSNMVMDRILFYILWQTCSCSLFSSLTLTSQSHAACPDNCYIP, encoded by the exons ATGGGACTCTGTCATGGAAAACCCATTGAAACCCCACAAAATTTGTCTGAAAATCCAGGCGAAAAAAATGATCTTATTCTCAATTCCTCAACTGGGAAGACACCAAAGTTCCCCTTTTACAGCCCAAGTCCATTTCGTAGCACCTACAAGGATTCCCCTGCTAATTCCGGTAGTGTCCTTTCAACTCCTCTGCGCTTTCTTAAGCGCCCATTTCCACCACCATCGCCAGCTAGGCACATTAAAGCTTTGCTTGCTAGAAGGCATGGCTCCATAAAGCCCAATGAAGCTACTATACCTGAAGGAAGTGAGTGTGAGATAATTGGGTTGGATAAAAATTTTGGGTTCTCTAAGAATTTCACCAGCCATTATGACCTTGGTGAAGAGGTAGGGAGGGGACACTTTGGTTACACTTGTTCAGCTACGGGAAAGAAGGGTAGCTTGAAAGGACTGGATGTGGCTGTTAAAATTATCCCTAAATCAAAG ATGGCCACAGCTATTGCCATAGAGGATGCCAGAAGAGAAGTCAATATACTACGTGCACTAACAGGACATAAAAACCTAGTGCAATTCTATGATGCTTATGAGGATGATGAAAATGTCTATGTAGTGATGGA GTTATGCAAAGGAGGAGAGTTACTGGATCACATACTTTCTAG GGGTGGCAAGTACTCAGAAGAAGATGCCAAAAGTTTGTTGGTGCAGATTTTAAATGTGGTTGCATATTGCCATCTTCAAGGTGTAGTTCACCGTGATCTAAAGCCTGAG AATTTTCTCTTTACTTCGAAAGATGAGCATTCCCCTTTGAAGGCCATTGACTTTGGACTCTCTGACTATGTAAAGCCAG ACGAAAGGCTGAATGATATTGTTGGAAGTGCTTACTATGTGGCACCTGAAGTTTTGCATAGATCGTATGGAACGGAAGCTGATATGTGGAGTATTGGTGTCATTGCTTATATTCTTCTTTGTGGAAGCAGGCCTTTCTGGTCAAGAACAGAATCTGGAATCTTCCGAGCTGTTCTGAAGGCTGATCCGAGTTTTGATGAAGCTCCATGGCCTTCGTTGTCTTCTGATGCCGTAGATTTTGTAAAGGGATTATTGAACAAAGATTACCGTAAAAGATTAACAGCTTCTCAGGCTCTTA GTCATCCGTGGCTGGTTGGTCGTCAAGATATGAAGATTGCTTTGGATATGATAATATATAAGCTTGTAAAAGCTTACATATGTTCATCTTCTATGAGAAAGGTGGCTTTAAGG ATATACCTATCTCAGCTAGGTGACGATGGTCTCTTCTGTCACTCTGCTTGTGCAAGTTCATTTTTCTCTTCAAACATGGTCATGGatcggattttattttatattctatGGCAGACTTGTTCTTGCTCATTATTTTCTAGTCTGACTCTTACTTCACAGTCACATGCG